A part of Arachis hypogaea cultivar Tifrunner chromosome 12, arahy.Tifrunner.gnm2.J5K5, whole genome shotgun sequence genomic DNA contains:
- the LOC112726869 gene encoding uncharacterized protein isoform X3 — MCNPIPDFIQERIFDLVTEKLVVAWKKYASNPVDYVVNNKKKLKKLEKDINDLEEDRNRVCGKAEEHEVRFGREVYHVKAWLRQVKAIVDEHDKLKEGRQKHFVASFLNPIQRYVWSKTAEEIKGTVGELQNEKCDIIISSWQDLSSIGVATSEFDDIPLRSREKTKKKIKESLEDLNARLIGVFGVTGVGKTTLVKSATALLEKPNKFDVVITVKVTKCPDIKRIQGQIADMLGVKFEGESEHARAITIQEKLKNEKDNILIILDDLCAKIDLNSLGIPSPTDDLGPLLLTKGESSADKQTDGADNERETSIQDNRQKTHTKTIFNGYGKLKTEEGSRGYKILLISDLRQVLTEMDVKLELIIHVKLLNPKDGETLFKEMAGIGANNSEIETLAAEIAKKCQGLPMSIITTARALKNQSHLVWKDTHRALEKLEEENQLAAPEYSTKLSYRLLENEELKLTFLLCARMDHDALVADLVRYCIGLGFLHGVYSVWEARDRVQMLLVKLKQSGLLSNSYYSSDRFTMQNLVRNAALSISSEERHVFMMIEEKLDEWPDEDLLKEYTVISLQRCNFIERFPVNMCCPSLRVFHIENNDPSLQIPDNFFQEMRELRVLILVGFNLLSLPSSIKNLKKLRMLCFEKCILGEGEQLGVLGELKNLRILSFSRSDVKVLPDELKHLSKLQIFDISNCYKLREFPHDVMKSLTRLEELYVRNTRIQWKANDSFLSVLGDLNQLTNLDLQIPSVEHLPKNLFFDKLYSYKIIIGSLNRYLEADFKIPDKYDLSRCLALCQKDGGFDIHSEEAIKMLFERVEILLLQNLNGVQDVFYELNLKGFPYLKRLSIASNKSVRSLISQQRQHSDQVIFPKLESLYLYKLRKMEKIFSCQPLSEGSFGNLKMIKIKLCGCLKNVFLMSMVGLLIALETIEISECNSLKEIIVRETNNHNETEPILKFLKLRSLKLQSLSKFIGFYPISSEEDTRSLFHDKIEVPELERMELSMLQIKHIWSDQILACHTVDQRTSSFHQKLTRHFSKKRHTIKETYSSFQNLMHLNVNGCWNLESLWSFSVARHLVNLQSLFVTDCKMTNIFSEYQGGGDAKTKKQDAIFPNLKTVKLSNMKRLCKIWNSDETPEISFGKLNTLIIDKCDELVNVIPHNMAQRLSSLSCLRVTNCASIKVIFEEADDDDKKQDAMHNIKLQDIHLETLPKLENVFKWKKEVKWSDLKLQKIWVDDCGRLENIFSVSVVKNVEIKIESLESFVVSDCYQLREIVGKRKDAVINSSSPIQFEFPKLTTVKFFGLSKFKSFYSSGAYELRCPTLKDLSIKSCDLLELFEETSSHAEIKNVLFPENSKTGKVKVKVKEVINNKLKSMHIESRYLVGSSMDYDYRRDSLEELQLSRLNNSDIIYSFLHCNPNLKSLRLDDCDFEELKSGGTRRPVIGVVPKLKSLTLTNMCYLEKICFEQDAVLQKIESLVINNCLSLHTIAPSSVSLAHLTILEVVDCEELKYVMSPSTAKSLGQLKTMKVINCKNLEEIVSEKTQEEEDSESVEEEETQEGQEEKENVGTEIPIIFKQLTTLELVSLKSLNSFCSSENCAFKFPSLENFIVSACPNMKNFSKKKVECGPNLQKIYYVHDKEKKRWCWLEDNIGSTIRYIFDNMNFFEGMNELDLDFDKDLLKPIWLSKEGSRKDWFSGLKSLTLYHCDASNTHVIPSNVLCCLKILQELQVRECKCIESIFEMDDTKSWESSFQLKKLSLTDLPSLKSVWQHDKREILLGFQNLQQVIIEDCDKLTSVFPTVLARDLKKLEELHVSDCSELQELVEDVEGSETFKFPRLTTLKLSKLPQLSDFKSGRLTLECPELKQLQLFPKQQQKYPEGGISKVEKLWLDPSHTWAKKFMNQGGFHHYLNELYLWYFGENSTSPFEILADHKMLPKLEIIDLYGNKCKTMNIPKEVGERMLDLKELKLSSLDELNSISGLEYLLKLRLLEVYECPKLTTVLVLHSCSNLKELHIKHCDGLECLLTSSAAKMLIHLEELKVEYCMSLKEIVGKEEESGTEDIIEFKRLHRITLKYLERLECFYSGNATLNLPSLIRVDIVRCPKMKIFSQTEINVKPPLFQVFYSSYEVERLFLDDLNVAVACQFLQQKHARTAATSSPLFAVLAAACGRTGDDAGVYPPQVVIGPNM; from the exons ATGTGTAATCCGATTCCTGATTTTATACAAGAACGTATTTTCGACTTGGTAACTGAGAAACTTGTAGTTGCATGGAAGAAGTATGCAAGCAATCCGGTGGACTATGTGGTgaacaacaagaagaaacttAAGAAGCTAGAGAAAGACATAAATGATCTCGAGGAGGATAGAAACAGGGTATGTGGAAAAGCCGAGGAGCATGAAGTACGATTCGGGAGAGAAGTATATCATGTTAAGGCATGGTTGCGTCAGGTAAAAGCCATAGTCGATGAACATGACAAGTTGAAAGAAGGTAGGCAAAAACACTTTGTGGCGTCCTTCCTAAATCCAATTCAAAGGTATGTCTGGAGCAAAACAGCAGAAGAGATTAAAGGGACGGTTGGAGAGCTACAAAATGAAAAGTGTGATATTATTATATCTTCTTGGCAAGATCTATCATCCATCGGTGTTGCGACTTCTGAATTTGATGAT ATACCtttaagatcaagagaaaaaaccaagaaaaagatCAAGGAATCATTGGAAGACCTTAATGCAAGATTGATCGGTGTTTTTGGGGTAACTGGTGTGGGAAAGACCACTTTGGTAAAAAGTGCTACTGCTCTGTTGGAAAAGCCGAACAAGTTCGATGTGGTGATAACGGTTAAAGTGACAAAATGTCCTGATATAAAAAGGATACAAGGCCAAATCGCTGACATGCTGGGAGTGAAGTTTGAAGGGGAAAGTGAGCATGCAAGAGCAATCACCATACAAGAGAAGCTTAAGAATGAGAAGGACAACATCCTTATAATCCTAGATGATCTATGTGCAAAAATAGATCTAAATTCATTGGGGATTCCATCACCAACCGATGATCTTGGTCCTCTTCTCTTGACAAAAGGTGAATCTTCTGCTGACAAACAAACTGATGGAGCAGATAATGAGAGAGAAACTTCCATACAAGATAACAGGCAAAAAACTCACACAAAAACTATCTTCAATGGCTATGGCAAGTTGAAAACAGAAGAGGGTAGCAGGGGGTATAAGATTTTGTTGATTTCTGATCTGAGACAAGTATTGACTGAAATGGATGTGAAGCTAGAGCTTATTATCCATGTGAAACTCTTAAATCCTAAGGATGGAGAGACACTGTTCAAGGAGATGGCTGGAATAGGAGCCAACAATTCTGAAATTGAAACATTAGCAGCAGAAATAGCCAAGAAGTGTCAAGGTTTGCCGATGTCAATAATTACAACTGCAAGGGCATTGAAAAATCAGAGCCACTTAGTTTGGAAGGATACTCATCGAGCTCTTGAAAAGCTTGAAGAGGAAAACCAATTAGCAGCACCTGAGTATTCTACAAAGTTGAGTTATAGGCTTCTAGAAAATGAGGAGCTCAAGCTTACCTTCTTGCTTTGTGCCCGTATGGATCATGACGCATTGGTTGCAGATTTGGTGAGATATTGCATTGGTTTGGGTTTTCTTCACGGTGTCTACTCAGTTTGGGAAGCCAGAGACAGAGTACAAATGCTACTCGTCAAGTTAAAACAGTCAGGTTTGTTGTCTAACAGTTATTATTCAAGTGATCGTTTCACCATGCAAAATCTTGTTCGTAATGCAGCTTTGTCAATATCATCTGAGGAGAGGCATGTGTTCATGATGATCGAAGAAAAACTAGATGAATGGCCTGATGAGGATCTACTTAAAGAGTACACTGTTATTTCCTTACAACGTTGTAATTTCATTGAGAGATTTCCTGTCAACATGTGTTGTCCTAGTCTTAGAGTCTTTCATATTGAAAATAATGATCCATCTTTACAAATACCAGATAATTTCTTTCAAGAAATGAGAGAACTTAGGGTGTTGATTTTGGTTGGGTTCAACCTTCTATCATTGCCTTCCTCaattaaaaacctaaaaaaactaaGAATGCTTTGTTTCGAGAAATGCATTTTAGGTGAAGGTGAGCAATTAGGTGTCTTGGGAGAATTAAAGAATTTAAGAATACTAAGCTTTTCAAGATCTGATGTCAAAGTTTTGCCTGATGAGCTAAAGCATTTATCTAAGCTTCAAATCTTTGACATCAGTAACTGTTACAAGCTTAGAGAGTTTCCACATGATGTAATGAAAAGTTTGACTAGGCTTGAGGAGTTGTATGTGAGAAACACTCGTATTCAATGGAAGGCAAATGACAGTTTTCTATCTGTGTTGGGTGATCTGAATCAATTAACAAATCTAGACTTGCAAATCCCAAGTGTTGAGCATCTACCCAAGAATTTGTTCTTTGACAAGTTGTACAGTTACAAGATTATCATTGGCTCTTTAAATAGATATTTAGAGGCTGATTTCAAGATTCCAGATAAGTATGACCTGTCAAGATGTTTGGCATTATGCCAAAAGGATGGCGGCTTTGACATTCATTCCGAGGAGGCAATCAAAATGTTGTTTGAAAGAGTTGAAATCTTGTTGCTGCAAAACTTGAATGGTGTCCAAGATGTTTTTTATGAGTTGAATCTAAAAGGATTTCCTTATCTTAAACGTTTATCCATTGCAAGCAACAAGAGTGTTCGCTCTCTCATTAGTCAGCAGAGGCAGCATTCTGATCAGGTGATTTTTCCCAAATTGGAGTCATTGTATCTCTATAAGCTTAGAAAAATGGAGAAAATTTTCTCTTGTCAGCCACTCTCAGAAGGTTCCTTTGGTAATTTGAAAATGATCAAGATCAAACTCTGTGGTTGCTTGAAGAACGTTTTCTTAATGTCTATGGTTGGACTTCTAATTGCTCTGGAGACAATTGAAATTTCAGAATGTAACTCTTTGAAGGAGATTATTGTTAGAGAAACAAATAATCATAATGAAACAGAGCCTATTCTTAAGTTTCTCAAACTTCGTTCTTTAAAGCTGCAATCTTTATCCAAGTTTATTGGGTTCTATCCaatttcatctgaagaagatacCAGATCACTGTTTCATGACAAG ATTGAAGTTCCGGAGCTAGAGAGAATGGAATTGTCTATGCTCCAAATCAAACACATATGGAGTGATCAAATATTGGCTTGTCATACCGTCGACCAAAGAActtcttcttttcatcaaaagtTGACGAGACACTTTAGCAAGAAGCGCCACACTATCAAAGAAACTTATTCTTCCTTTCAAAATTTGATGCACCTCAACGTGAATGGTTGTTGGAATTTAGAAAGCCTATGGTCTTTCTCTGTTGCTAGACATTTGGTGAATCTTCAAAGCCTTTTTGTTACTGATTGTAAGATGACCAACATCTTTTCCGAGTATCAAGGCGGTGGTGACGCTAAAACAAAGAAG CAGGATGCCATTTTTCCAAACTTGAAGACCGTCAAGCTGAGTAACATGAAGAGATTGTGTAAGATATGGAATTCTGATGAAACTCCTGAAATTTCCTTTGGCAAACTGAATACTCTGATCATTGATAAGTGTGATGAATTGGTCAATGTAATTCCTCATAATATGGCCCAAAGATTGTCTAGTTTAAGTTGCTTGAGGGTTACCAACTGCGCGTCAATCAAAGTTATATTTGAGGAagctgatgatgatgataaaaaacaAGATGCTATGCATAACATCAAGTTGCAAGATATTCATTTAGAAACACTCCCAAAACTGGAAAATGTATTCAAATGGAAGAAAGAAGTAAAATGGAGTGATCTCAAATTGCAAAAGATATGGGTGGATGATTGTGGAAGGTTGGAAAACATATTTTCAGTTTCTGTAGTCAAGAATGTTGAAATAAAGATTGAAAGCCTTGAAAGCTTTGTGGTATCAGATTGCTACCAATTGAGGGAAATAGTCGGCAAGAGAAAAGATGCTGTCATCAACTCAAGTAGTCCTATTCAATTTGAGTTTCCTAAATTGACTACTGTTAAGTTTTTTGGATTATCAAAATTCAAGAGTTTCTATTCATCAGGAGCTTATGAATTACGTTGTCCAACATTAAAGGACCTATCTATTAAAAGTTGTGACTTGTTGGAACTATTTGAAGAAACCTCATCACATGCAGAAATAAAGAATGTTCTTTTTCCAGAAAATTCTAAAACTGGAAAAGTTAAAGTAAAAGTAAAGGAG gtAATCAATAATAAGTTAAAATCAATGCACATTGAATCACGATATCTCGTCGGGTCATCAATGGACTAtgactacagaagggatagcttaGAAGAGCTTCAGTTGTCTCGACTGAACAATTCTGATATTATATATTCTTTCCTTCATTGCAATCCTAACCTCAAGAGCTTACGCTTGGATGATTGTGACTTTGAAGAGTTGAAGTCTGGTGGAACAAGAAGGCCCGTTATTGGGGTAGTGCCAAAGTTGAAAAGCTTGACATTAACAAACATGTGTTATCTTGAGAAAATTTGCTTTGAACAAGATGCAGTTCTTCAAAAGATAGAGTCGTTGGTTATAAACAATTGTTTAAGTTTGCACACTATAGCACCTTCGTCTGTGTCTCTCGCTCACTTGACAATTCTAGAAGTGGTTGACTGTGAGGAGTTAAAATATGTGATGTCACCATCAACTGCCAAAAGCTTGGGTCAACTCAAAACCATGAAGGTAATCAATTGTAAAAATCTAGAGGAAATTGTTTCAGAGAAAACACAAGAAGAAGAGGATTCTGAATCTGTAGAGGAAGAGGAAACACAAGAAGgacaggaagaaaaagaaaatgtagGCACGGAGATTCCCATCATTTTCAAACAATTGACAACTCTTGAGCTTGTGTCATTGAAAAGCCTTAATAGTTTCTGCAGCTCCGAGAATTGTGCCTTTAAATTCCCATCACTGGAGAATTTTATTGTGAGTGCATGCCCCAACATGAAAAATTTCTCTAAAAAGAAAGTCGAGTGTGGGCCAAATTTGCAAAAAATATATTATGTGCATGACAAAGAGAAAAAGAGATGGTGCTGGCTCGAAGACAATATAGGATCTACAATAAGATACATATTTGACAATATG aatttttttgaaggcatgaatgagttggatttggattttgataAAGATCTTCTAAAACCAATCTGGCTAAGTAAAGAAGGTTCCCGAAAAGATTGGTTTTCCGGTTTAAAATCTCTGACGCTATATCACTGTGATGCATCTAATACGCATGTAATTCCGTCAAATGTCCTCTGTTGTTTGAAGATCTTACAAGAACTTCAAGTACGGGAATGCAAGTGCATAGAAAGCATTTTTGAGATGGATGACACTAAGAGCTGGGAATCATCATTCCAACTGAAGAAGCTAAGTTTAACGGATCTACCAAGTCTGAAGAGTGTGTGGCAACATGACAAACGAGAAATCCTTCTAGGCTTTCAAAATCTGCAGCAGGTCATTATCGAAGATTGTGATAAATTGACAAGTGTGTTTCCTACAGTCTTGGCCAGAGATCTTAAAAAGCTCGAGGAACTCCATGTAAGCGATTGCTCTGAGTTGCAAGAACTTGTTGAAGACGTGGAAGGATCAGAAACGTTTAAGTTTCCTCGTTTAACCACACTGAAACTATCAAAGTTGCCACAACTAAGTGACTTTAAGTCTGGAAGATTGACTCTGGAGTGCCCCGAGTTAAAGCAGCTGCAGCTGTTTCCGAAGCAACAACAAAAATATCCCGAG GGCGGTATTTCCAAGGTGGAGAAGTTGTGGCTCGATCCAAGTCACACTTGGGCGAAGAAGTTTATGAATCAAGGTGGCTTTCATCACTATTTAAATGAACTTTACCTTTGGTACTTTGGAGAGAACTCTACTTCACCATTTGAGATACTTGCTGATCACAAGATGCTTCCCAAATTAGAGATTATTGATTTATATGGGAACAAATGCAAAACCATGAATATTCCCAAAGAAGTGGGTGAGAGGATGCTTGACTTGAAAGAATTGAAGTTGTCCTCACTAGATGAGCTGAACTCCATTAGTGGGCTAGAGTACTTGTTAAAGCTGCGGCTATTGGAGGTTTATGAATGTCCAAAATTGACAACAGTATTAGTACTACATTCATGCTCCAATCTGAAAGAATTGCATATAAAGcactgtgatggattggaatgtTTATTGACATCCTCAGCAGCAAAAATGCTAATACACCTTGAGGAGTTGAAAGTTGAATACTGTATGTCATTGAAAGAAATAgtgggaaaagaagaagaaagtgggACGGAAGACATTATTGAATTTAAGCGCCTACACAGGATAACTCTTAAATATTTGGAAAGGCTGGAATGCTTTTATTCAGGGAATGCCACACTGAATTTGCCCTCTTTAATTCGAGTGGACATAGTACGGTGCCCCAAGATGAAAATTTTTTCTCAAACAGAAATAAATGTGAAACCACCATTATTTCAAGTATTTTACTCCTCTTATGAAGTTGAAAGATTGTTCCTCGATGATCTAAATGTAGCTGTTGCATGCCAGTTTCTACAACAG AAGCATGCACGAACAGCGGCGACGTCTTCTCCTCTGTTCGCGGTTCTGGCGGCGGCTTGTGGACGGACTGGCGACGATGCAGGTGTCTATCCCCCTCAG GTTGTGATTGGGCCAAATATGTAG